Within Haematobia irritans isolate KBUSLIRL chromosome 2, ASM5000362v1, whole genome shotgun sequence, the genomic segment CAATTTAGGAAAATGCATGGCGATAATCCAAAaacgttaaatttaaataacacACAAATTAATGCGATTTATCACAGCAAAATAATTTACAGTAGTTACACTAATACACTGCggcttaaattaatataatgtttcaaatcaaattaaaacaaaaacaaacttaaaaaacCGGATGTATGAGACGACCATTCATTCACACAACCTAACGATTGAACGTAACGCGGCGTACTAACGGTTAAGATTGTGTTGTGTTCATGTTTATAGCATTCTGTATTCGTTTGATAATAACAAAGAGGTTGTCAAAATCATAACCGTCGTTTTGCACCTTGCCATATCATTCAGACAAAGCGAAGATGATCAAATGATTTTTATATGTGAAGTGGCCACATTTGTAACGATTACACTCAGAGAATGAGGCCGTCGACTACGCCTCATCTCGACTGGAAATTATCAGGCAATTAATCAAAATAGGTTTTTATCTGAAGAAAGCTTCCTTTATCATTCAAAAATTTCAGCTTAATTTCCCTTCACAGTTGACGATCGTTACTGTGTCATTTTAgtctctgtggtagcgatgggaACAAAAGACCAATGAAGATAGAATTTAAGATGAAAAATCATTTGAAACGAATGTaatgtataccgatcgtcttagaattgaattctgagtcgatttagctatgtccgttatgtatttttgtgtgtaaagtacaggtcgcagttaaagtccgatcgtcctcaaatttggcatagggtctttttataccctaaaccacatatgttagtggtcagggtataataagtttgatctgccaaaaaatgtgcctaccagaaatattgattttagaccccataaaatatataccgatcgactcagaatcacctcctgagtcgatttagcgcttggtgtccgtccgtccgtctgtccacgtatttgttgttcgcaggattccggtcgcaattattaaccgattttgatgaaatttggtactgagttttttgggcacaaggacgaacgctatttaatttggaagaaatcggatcaaattttgatatagttcccatttatatgtatcgcccgatttcgacaaatagggTCACGTTGAGCTTTAGTACTcgtcgatcgtcgtcaaatttggcacaaagtaatatttttcatcACTCTTCAAgtttgcgaaatttcatcgaaattggttcagatttagatatatccctcatatatacgtatcgcccgagtttgccaaatatggtcacaaaatccttatttattagccaatcttactcaaacttggctcagTCTAATCTTTTATAGTGCTTacaatatgtacaaaaaatcatcgaaatcgtttcagatttaactatagctcccatatatatgcatcggccgattttgtcaaatttggccgtaaaactcttatttatcaaccgattgtactcaaatttggcttaatataatcttctacagcactaactgtatgtgcaaaatttcatcgaaatcggttcagatttagatatagctcctatgtatatgtatcgcccgattttgccaaatttcgccctaataaccttatttttgaccatagaagCATAATTTATtacctgatcgtactcaaattttgcacaaggtaaccgtccgtggtatcaatcatacctgcaaaatgttatacaaatttgttcagatttagatatagctcccatatatatgcatcgctcgattttcccaaatttggccataatactctgatttttaaccaaatttcaaattttgatgtacttgtCAATCGTATttggacttacatgtagctcttacaaaataatattgacCGATTTTTACTAATTTGGACTTATTACCCaaaactaattgagcgatttccccttttttaataatgtactcaatattagtagcatactaactccgtaggtacaaaatcaactatagctccaaatatcggacatttctgctcaggttGTGGCAAGTCtcacataaacatgtaccccttcatGTTCTTAAATGTGAAAATGCGGATTAtcacccaaacctataccattgataccctaCAAACAATGTCTACGAATCCAGtagggatggtttagggtatgatatagtcgaccccgctcgactttctactttactcacttgtttccgtataaagacaatcgctattgattttggaaaaaatcaatcTGGTCGTGcttacgaaaatgttcgtgactcacgcgtgaatcacgctgtTGGCAACAACGTGAGCGTGAATAACAAaccaaatatcgtgcgtgagcatgagtcacgaaaataatttcttcgtcagtgtgcgtgagtaacgaatttcgaaaatatacgctcacgaaaattatCGCGCTCATTGatataaaacgcttacgagttgaattcatttaaaatgttagtgatttaaaatgttcatttaaaatgtcgtggtgcaatggttagcatgcccgccttgcatacagaaggtcgttggttcgattcctgcttcgaccgaacacatttcggagggtttcaaagcttctctaagtggtttcactgcaatgtggaacgccgttcggactcggttataaaaaggaggtcccttgtcattgagcttaacatggaatcggacaacactcagtgataagagagaagttcaccaatgtggtatcacaatagtctaagtgagcctgatacatcgggcagccacctaacctaacctaggatgttaagagtttaataacgttctttattttaagcaagctcgtgttttcagacacgtccttaaggtaaattactcatacaattattcgtgagtatttttcgtgagtcacgacattttcctgcgtgagtacaaattttcttttcgtgagtgtgcgtgagcatgagtcctaccaaacaatatcgtgcatgagtaagatttttccatcgtgagtgtgcgtgagtaaaatattactcacgtgcacaccacaGAGGACAACGTTTaacaccgatttacgtgaaattttgcacagagagtagaattgaaattaaccaatgcttgctaaatttggttgaaatcgattcagatttagatatagctcccatatatagctttagtctgatttagaggccatataggccaaagttttactccgacttATGTGAGgctatgcacagggagtataattaatattatagctatccatgacaatttttttgttaaaatcggttcagatttagatatacctccaatatatatctttcgcccgatatggatttaattggccctagaggccaaaattttctctttatttccttcaaattttgcatattgAATGAATGGTCAAGTATgctaaatttcgttgaaatcgattcagatttatatatggctcccatatatatctttcgcacgatttagattcatataacaaccggagatcaaattttcatttcgatttacttgaaatttcgccctgagagtagaattaagattttagcattgtgtaccaaatttagttcaaattggtATAGATTttattatagctcccatatatacggctGATTTGGGGAAATgtggtagaaaatttcatattttacccccatttcaacggaattttactgcaattgattttattttacacagaaaaaagatttaacattctatctgtgtcgaattttatccaaatcggttcagatttagacaaagcACCATATATTCCTCCTTAGGCAAAAACGGCACAGCGCCAGCGAAGATGTCCACCGAAGATTTAGATAAGGTTCCGGCTGTGTAAATGTCACTCGATGTGGCCAAATATTGGTACAAACCCCACAATTGACcatgctcacgcacgacatttggtttgttaatcacgctcacgcacactcaccccgttgccatcagcgtgaccgacgaaaattttcttgagtcacgacaatttcgtgtcacgtagaCAAAAACCGAACCTGACCCAAATTTCTCAACAACGTCTAAGAATTTctgcctgatcaagaatatatgtactttatatagtcggatgtCGATATTTGATGTGGTTCAAACAGAATCCTAGGTGAGGGGTATATATCGGGAGACACCACTCAACAGCCCAATATGTTCATCTTTTTAAAACAGAGAGTTAAATAGCAAATAATAGTTTTTATAAGTGTATTTACTCTCAAacaaatttgttagtagacgCAGGTGAAAAATCTGCTGAAACAGCAAAAATTCTGCTGAAAAGCAGCCACTGCAAGCTAAAATAGCaaacatatgggagctacatctaaatctgaaccgatttcaacaaaatttggcacgcttaacgatactattaaacgtactccttatgcaaaatttgaagcaactcagggcaaaactctggcttctgaggccatattagtcgaaatcggacgaaagatatatatgggagctatatctaaatctgaaccgatttcaaccaaatttaccacaattaacaatactattataCGTATTCCTTGTAcacaatttgaagcaaatcaggacaaactctggcttttttggTCAtacaagttcaaatcggacgaaagatatatatgggagctatatctaaatctgaaccgatttggctgatattttgcatatcttacgaaagcgccaaaatatttggcttccagaaattttgagaaaatacgttgataaatacgtcaattatgaccagatcggtgatgaatatatatggcagctatatctacatctgaaccgatttttttcaaaatcaatagcgattgtctttgagccaatgtaaaactatgttccaaatttgaggacgatcggacttaaactgcgagctgtactttgtacacaaaattacatatacagacagacggacggacagacagacaggcagacggacatcgctaaatcgactcagaatttaaatctaagacgatcggtatactaatgggtctcagacttttccttcgtggcgttacatacaaatgcacaaacttattacaccctgtaccacagtagtggtgaagggtataattaattgaaacaaatatttttttatgaaactaaaaacactaacccccattttcatgaagctccgttagcgctaggttagctaacgaactttaaaACCGTACTACGGATATATCTGTCATCCTGCGTACATAGTCATATGTCATATAGGAACTTAACTACTGAATAGTTTTCAGTTAATGTTAACTAAAAAGTAGATATCTCCAATTTACTTTCtattaactgacagttaaagcctaatgaAGCTATATGAAAGTGAtacgtttttcattaaaaaaaaaattaattgagttttgcatcaattaaatttttaatttaatcacttcaaaaaatcaattaagtttttaattaagtaTTTTCTTTATGCCCAACTAAAACTGTGATTGTTACTATCATCTTCGTGATtatagacatttcaattaaaggaaaataattggaccaattaatttcgtgacttaatgagaaaagattttttttctgtgtatctcgAACTTAAACATTTTGAGTTTcgacaatttttcacaaatatacatatctttaacaattttaagcgtaataacaaTGTTTctaagggtatggtcacactaggcaaatatttgcccaaaatgtgtgtcaaacttttttcttgcagcactttcgaaatatctgaataacgtttttggaaaatactccAATTGTGattttatatatccaatatgagcttcaAATGTTTACTGTTTTGAATGTGCCgaccaaaaacaatggaagatgaagatgggaaaatggcagcagagggtatcaaaccattgacggcgttcgatgcaaacgtgtcgtttatgattttttgttccacaaattaaactaagaataaaaagaaatgtatatcagggaatgacgtagaacaatcggtcaaaagtttctcattaatatttacacaaaatttaacatcatttgtgagtttttaacaaaaaatattgcaaattaaaaatgaacgaacaacttttggtatgacgtcgcccattttccaatcttccttttctattgtttttggtgCCGACGAATTctgttttgatttctgtcaaatgttTTCCCAATGTGACCATCAAAgaccattaataaagaagacgtgaGATAAGCTTGTtcttcctctttttcttgaagaaacagagattaatatcgtacatgttccatgagacattgcaactttttttcggtttctcttttcattttgcattcgtaacaaaacttaattcgcttattttagtaattttttttaactcttaaacgaacaaaaacatttcgtgaaacattttattaataatttagtgcaaccgacacagaaatttgcttgacattttggaaaaaatagctaaataatctgcatcaaaccagtaagttcggagcgcttttccaacttgtatgatattaatctccgTTTTCTAttactaacactatcaaagcccaattcacgtcttctttattaatggttTTTGGTGACCATACCGTAACGCAGATTTTTTTGGCTTtcttcaaataatttaaaagatGCTATTtactcttgttttttttttcttataacaaCAGCGATGGCAAATATTTTTGGTACATTTCTCATCACCGTTGGCGATTGTTATGGGGTATTGTTtgggtatggtcacactagggaaTTATTTGCCGAAAATtagtgtcaaagtttttttcagGAGCACTTTGGAAATATTTGGATACCGTTTTTAGGTATCCAAATTTTTTGGGCAACATTTATAagtcgattttcgacttttatATCACTTGTATGACGAAGCATTTCGAAGCTATTCCCATAattctattttctattgaaaactaggAGACAACACATTTTCTACCTTTTTGTAGTACATACATCAGATAGTTCAAATATCACGTGAATATGTCTTTATGGGtgctttattgaaaaaaaaaatacttttattcTCTAATGACAATATTTTGGGAAATAAACTTCTTTCATAAGAACTGTCTGCCAATCAAATAACAGCTTATTAAACCATTGATTATTAAAACATTTGTCTATTGATTGCAggtgttttgtttaattttataattcgcACAAAAGTATATTTTAGAATGTGATTCTGGGACAATACggatttcaacattttttacacATCAAGGGCTTTTAAAATCAATCTGTGTaaacaatttataattttaaatcattAATGAGAAAATTCTTAAATAATGAGTCGTTACGaatgtttacttatttatttatctaaTAAATATACAACTAATTatagtaattaaaaataaattgaaatacaatattaattaggaattatatataaaggtAAGTAAAAACAAATGAACATTAAAACTTTTGCCGAAAACTTATATAGaacataaggcatggaattaaaTATCATCAAGACTCTATATCTCCTAAGAATCCCTCATCTGCTCTAGTTCTCCATATGCCATAGCCATAATTCTAGCCTGAAGGCTTTCGGATGTTTTTATGggcaatttcaatagaatagaGTCCAAGTGATTTAGAAATGATTCATTGCCACTTTCTGatggtttatatttttttgttagagaATGATTTGGATCATGGCTAACCTGGAATTTTAAATTCGTATTAATGAAGATTTCAAAtccaatttattaaattataactAATACTTACATTTATGCTATTGTTTCGTTTTTTAATAGGACTCTTACGCCGAACATTACTGTCATTATGTCTAAAAGCATGTGAATATAAATTAGAAACatacaatttatatttttatatcataATTTATACTAACATGTCTTTCTTTATTGCCGTTATCATCGCATACTCGTCATGTTCAATATTTTCTTCCGGATAGTCAAAAATTTCCTCCACATCGCATATGGGTtcatttattaaaattgaatgATGCGTTGTTGATGTCGGGCTATtacttctctaaaaataaattaatatagtaataaaaatgttttgggAGTACATAAAACCAGAGCTAAGCTATTTGAAACCCTCATAAGAATATCAACGTTGGCTAAAAGTGAAAGTTGTAGAAACGTTTTTTTGGGATAGTCGAAATTGAAAGCAGGTGATAATTTATTATAGAAGAGAGGGAACGATCAAAACTTATATTCTCCGTCTGACGTAGAGATGATAGAAGAGAAAGTTACTAACAAACGGCACCCATACTAGCCATGATTTATGAAAATcggaaattatttttgtttttatagcgaATAAATGGAGCAAATTTGGAACAAAGTATATTCACGAAAGTGGAAATAGGTGCTGAAAAGTCTATAATGCCGCAAACGTATCTATAAAAAGCACACATGTAGTTCACTGTTGGGTTCAACGacgtaacattttctacaacaaACTACCCCAAGATTTGACAGCCTTTTCAAGTGATCTGCTTAACCCACGCTCATAAGCTCTGAAGTAGGAACACgatctacaaaaaaattgccAGCAGCACTTGGGTTAAGTTCGTTTGTGATCTATCTTCGGATGTACCCTCCTCTGTAGGTGAAATGGTATCTACTGAGGGTCATGGAttcaaactagaggtgtgcacgaggCACGAAATTGTCATGAATCACGAacagcgtgagtcacgctgatggcaacaGCATAACCGTGATTAACAAATCaaagtcgtgcgtgagcgtgagtcacgaaaataattttttcgtgagtaacgaatttcggaaaaatacgctcacgagaaaatcccgcccacggacataaaacgcttatgggatgaattcatttacaattttagtgacacctgggatgttaagagtttaataacgctctcgattataATCATGTTCATGTTTTCAAATACGTTCCtaagataaattagtcacaaaattattcgtgagtcacgatatttttcgtgagtcacgacatttcgtgcgtgagtaagatttctccgtcgtgagtgtgcgggagcgtgagtaaaatattactcacgtgtgcACCTCTAATTCAAACCCAGTTGCAACCAAACACCAACAACTTCTTCAACGTTTTTTCTTGATGTGCCAGACCTATAGATGTTGGCATATATCTCAAGCCTTCGGTTATTTGTTaagataaattattttatgttgtctttttgcattgcATTGGAGTTATTAAGGTTCGACGTTTTTAAGGTACAGTCCCCATTCCCTTAACTCTATATTAAAAAACTCAACCTTACTTACATATGAATATTGCGATATGCTTTCATCTCCcaacatttcatatttttcaaaagATTCCAATTCGCCTGCAGCATTTCTAAAATTGACTGTAGTTAACATAAACTCCACATAGCAGAGACTTATTGACTTACGCTTCATTTTCATCCAGGAAACTCAATTCATCTTTAATTGGCATATACTTGGCAAAGTTGTCATCTGATGAGCCATCGCCTTCATTCAAACTACCATTGGTAATGGaattattttctttctttttatagTAGCGCCGACTGTCGCATATACTTCTCCAGGCCATACGGCAAATAGTATCATCTGGAAGTTGCGTTAGATCGAAaccataaacaaataaaatctatGTGCCACACATACCATTAATGTTCATATTTCTTGCTACTTTTTCCCAAGCCAATTTAAGAAGTCGTCGCTGTTTACGTTTTGGATGGGAACGATCCCATATTATTGGATGCTTCTTTATGCATCGTATGAGATATATTTTCTGTGATATAGTGAAATGTTTCTTTTTCCTATCCATGTCCAGTATGCTATGTCgtgaaatttaataatttcaaatCAGTAGCCGCAGCTCGTTGTACAAAATTATGCAGGGCCCTTGTACAGAAACCAATAATACTAGCTTAACTAAGATAAAGTGTTGGACGTAAGAATTTCCAAAGTAGTttgtaatcaaaacaaaaactttgtcaTTGAGGGATATTATAAAGTGAAATTCCTTGTTGACCAACaactatttctttaaaaaaaacaactaaaatgaTCTGGGTTGCcattatttcacaaaaaaaaaatgcaaaaaaagaagATAATAAATTTAGGAAGATGTGAAATGAGGTGTGCTTGTGTTAGTACCAGAAACCAAAGATTAGTATCATACTTGTAGGAAAAATGCACCGAACTTATTGGTTTGTTgccgacaatttttattttgctattttcttGCAAGTTCTCGCAAATTTCTGTGTCgattgcactaaattattaataaaatattgtccgaagtgtttttgctttgtttttcgCTTTGaaatttccgccattattttattaaaattaaaaaaataaaaacaagtatatacggccgtaagttcggccaggccgaatcttatgttccctccaccatggattgcaaagaaacttctactaaagactgtcatccacaatcgaattactcgggTTGTGATAAAACTTACcggtggcaaggtattttaaaacttcttaacatcgtcttctaacttGGTTGCTAGTTCataggtggtatatattagacaaaaaaaaaacatattaaatacgtatataattcagttcttgatcgatatatggtctacaaataattacgaacggatatgaagttttgcgcggtaattagagagacggaattgaaatatgggggtatttttatatggaggctatacacaAATATAAACCGaaatggacccatttttgtgtgattgggaataggcttatatgggggctatatataactatagaccgatatggtccaattttgcatggttgttagcggccatatactaacaccacgttccaaatttcaaccagatcgcatgaagtttgctcctccaagaggctccgaaggtggaatctggggatcggtttatatgggggctatatttaattatggaccgatatggatcaatttttgcaagattgttagagaccatatactaacatcacgtaccaaatttcaaaaggaTCGGAATaattctgctcctccaagaggctctggaggtcaaatctgaggatcggtttatatggaggctatatataattatggaccgatatggaccaattttcgcgtgGTTATCaggtaccatatactaacatcacgtaccaaacttcaaccggatcggatgaattttgctcctccaagaggctccggaggtcaaatctggggatcggtttatatggaggctatatataat encodes:
- the LOC142224121 gene encoding uncharacterized protein LOC142224121, whose translation is MDRKKKHFTISQKIYLIRCIKKHPIIWDRSHPKRKQRRLLKLAWEKVARNMNINDDTICRMAWRSICDSRRYYKKKENNSITNGSLNEGDGSSDDNFAKYMPIKDELSFLDENEANAAGELESFEKYEMLGDESISQYSYRSNSPTSTTHHSILINEPICDVEEIFDYPEENIEHDEYAMITAIKKDIHNDSNVRRKSPIKKRNNSINVSHDPNHSLTKKYKPSESGNESFLNHLDSILLKLPIKTSESLQARIMAMAYGELEQMRDS